Genomic window (Deltaproteobacteria bacterium):
CCGATACGCCTTTCCAGAGGGGCTACATGGATAACCTTGGCACTGATTTTATCTCCTACCTGAAACATTCCAACCGGCGTCTTGATCTTCCCGGGCCCCAACTCAGAAATGTGAATCAGGCCCTCAACCCCCTCTTCAAGCTCAACAAATACCCCAAAATCCGTCACATTTGTCACTTTACCGGTGACCTGGCTATCAACAGGATATCTCTCGGGAGCCGATTCCCACGGGTCAGGATGAAGCTGTTTAACGCCCAGTGAAAACCGTTCTTTTTCCTTGTCGACATTAAGCACTACGGCCTGGATAGTCTCCCCTTTTTTGTAAATCTCATTGGGGTGCTTGATCCTTTTGCTCCAGGAGAGGTCGGAGATATGAACAAGCCCGTCTATACCCTCTTCAATGCCTATAAACAGACCGAAATCAGTGATATTCTTTACTGTTCCTTCAATCACTGTACCAATTGGATAGCGCTCCCGGACCAGGTCCCAAGGGTTTGGTTCTATTTGCTTCAGCCCCATAGATATCCTCTGAGACTCAGAGTCCACCTTGAGCACAACTGCCTCGACAATATCTCCTACATCAACCATCTGGGAGGGGTGACGTATGCGCTTTGTCCACGACATCTCAGATACATGAATCAGGCCCTCTACACCCTCCTCGAGCTCTATAAAGACACCGTAATCCGTGAGGCTTACCACCTTGCCGGTCACTTTTTCCCCCACAGGGTACTTTTCTTCCACTCGCAGCCAAGGATCCTCAGTAAGTTGTTTTATGCCTAAGGAAACTTTCTCATTTTCACGATCATATGTAAGAACTTTTACTCTAATCGTGTCACCCACATTAAAGAGCTTGGACGGATGTTCTACACGTCCCCATGACATGTCAGTGATATGGAGAAGCCCGTCGATCCCTCCGAGATCCACAAATACGCCATAATCTGTGATATTTTTGACATCTCCTTCTCTGATCTGCCCTTCTTCAAGAGAAGCCAGGGTATTAACCCTTTTCTCAGACATTTCTTTCTCCAGAAGGAACCTGCGTGAGACCACGACATTCTCTCTGCGGCGATTACATTTCAGGATAACACACTCTATAGTCTGGTTTGCGAGTGTCTCGGGATCACGAACAGGCCGGAGATCAATTTGAGAGAAGGGCAAAAATGCCATTACACCGCATCTGCAGTTGCCGATTCTCACAGACAGGCCACCTTTTACCCTGGACACCACAGTGGCACTCACAGGCGTCTCTGTTTCAAAGGCCTTTGTCAGTTCTTCCCACACCTGACGGCGAAGGGCCTTGGAATGGGAAAGCCTTAACATTCCCTCATCAGGGTCCCAACGTTCAAGTAATACCTCTACGGTATCTCCTGTGGAGACTTTTATTTCTCCTTCCTCGTCACGAAATTCCCGAATCGGGATCAGGCCTTCTGACTTATATCCCACGTCTATCATAACGGATTCTTTATTGATGCTCACTACGGTACCTTTAAGTATCTCTCCTTCCTGAAAGGTACGAAGACTCTGCTCGAAAAGGTCTTCAAACTGGTCCATGTCACCGGCTTCCTCCGGTGACATATCTTCTTCCAAGACCTGGGAATCTGCTTGAGAAGTT
Coding sequences:
- a CDS encoding 30S ribosomal protein S1 encodes the protein MEKVASKVTQEQTLTAAPDQGDATSQADSQVLEEDMSPEEAGDMDQFEDLFEQSLRTFQEGEILKGTVVSINKESVMIDVGYKSEGLIPIREFRDEEGEIKVSTGDTVEVLLERWDPDEGMLRLSHSKALRRQVWEELTKAFETETPVSATVVSRVKGGLSVRIGNCRCGVMAFLPFSQIDLRPVRDPETLANQTIECVILKCNRRRENVVVSRRFLLEKEMSEKRVNTLASLEEGQIREGDVKNITDYGVFVDLGGIDGLLHITDMSWGRVEHPSKLFNVGDTIRVKVLTYDRENEKVSLGIKQLTEDPWLRVEEKYPVGEKVTGKVVSLTDYGVFIELEEGVEGLIHVSEMSWTKRIRHPSQMVDVGDIVEAVVLKVDSESQRISMGLKQIEPNPWDLVRERYPIGTVIEGTVKNITDFGLFIGIEEGIDGLVHISDLSWSKRIKHPNEIYKKGETIQAVVLNVDKEKERFSLGVKQLHPDPWESAPERYPVDSQVTGKVTNVTDFGVFVELEEGVEGLIHISELGPGKIKTPVGMFQVGDKISAKVIHVAPLERRIGLSIKRISEDEERSHFDEYAGNNKSAGTTLGSLLQEEIVQRNRARSEKDNRSREE